A stretch of Lathyrus oleraceus cultivar Zhongwan6 chromosome 6, CAAS_Psat_ZW6_1.0, whole genome shotgun sequence DNA encodes these proteins:
- the LOC127096537 gene encoding BTB/POZ domain-containing protein At3g50780, whose translation MGDVRLNRVDQGQTKIKNVPIAVTPEGFWCCPSPVVFQKSHKPQNPLNKTKPSSSTPQPQPKASVQKKPVAVQVTERRGSTPAPAPASSRLVISDDQNYGVGSKRSSAGTSLAAERLSSRPKIETMLRKVAIEFGEPGTCDMKVVLLRKQGFSVKLSVHRDVLIEKSSFFSETISKQLDWSCLQIGDCEDVEIYVEAVGLMYCKEMKQRLMKHNVSRILRILKVTFYAPL comes from the coding sequence ATGGGAGATGTTAGGCTTAATAGGGTAGATCAGGGACAAACAAAGATTAAGAATGTTCCAATAGCTGTTACCCCTGAAGGGTTTTGGTGTTGTCCCTCACCTGTTGTGTTTCAGAAAAGTCATAAGCCTCAAAATCCTTTGAATAAGACCAAACCTTCTTCTTCGACACCGCAACCACAACCGAAAGCCAGTGTTCAGAAAAAGCCGGTGGCAGTGCAAGTGACGGAGAGAAGAGGTTCTACACCTGCACCGGCACCTGCATCGTCTAGATTGGTGATTTCAGATGATCAAAATTATGGTGTTGGTTCGAAAAGGTCATCCGCTGGTACTTCTTTGGCCGCGGAGAGATTATCTTCTAGACCAAAAATCGAAACCATGCTAAGAAAGGTAGCTATTGAGTTTGGTGAGCCGGGAACTTGTGATATGAAGGTGGTTTTATTAAGGAAACAAGGTTTTTCTGTTAAGTTGAGTGTGCATAGGGATGTTCTGATAGAGAAGAGTAGTTTCTTTTCTGAAACGATTTCCAAACAATTGGATTGGTCTTGTTTACAAATTGGAGATTGTGAGGATGTTGAAATATATGTTGAAGCCGTTGGTTTGATGTACTGCAAGGAAATGAAACAGCGGCTCATGAAACATAATGTTTCTCGCATTCTCAGAATTCTTAAGGTAACTTTCTATGCTCCCTTGTGA